One genomic window of Struthio camelus isolate bStrCam1 chromosome 1, bStrCam1.hap1, whole genome shotgun sequence includes the following:
- the LOC104151529 gene encoding tetraspanin-7-like has translation MTMLKLSLMAFSFVFWAAGLTMLIIGLWAKVSLGSYLVLSANDYPNAPTILLAMGATVIIWGFLGCFSAATEHRGLLRTYGAFLTAVLVAGLVAGLSGLFYRQDIAQGFQEGLREALRTYGEDEGQADALDALQRTLACCGVESYRDWLTSPWVVEQNGSVPLSCCRARRGCQHRLPNTRGLHRDGCFSKVSAFVSSNMFYVATAALGLALLQLIGIVLACLLAARIPAHPLGITSPS, from the coding sequence ATGACTATGCTCAAGCTGTCCCTCATGGCCTTCAGCTTCGTCTTCTGGGCGGCAGGGCTGACCATGCTCATCATCGGCCTCTGGGCCAAGGTGTCGCTGGGCAGCTACCTGGTGCTGTCGGCCAACGACTACCCCAACGCACCCACCATTTTGTTGGCCATGGGTGCCACCGTCATCATCTGGGGCTTCCTAGGCTGCTTCAGCGCTGCCACGGAGCATCGGGGCCTCCTGCGCACCTATGGTGCTTTTCTGACTGCTGTGCTGGTGGCCGGGCTGGTGGCAGGGCTCTCAGGACTCTTCTACCGCCAGGACATTGCGCAGGGTTTCCAGGAAGGGCTACGTGAGGCCCTGCGCACCTACGGTGAAGATGAGGGGCAGGCAGACGCGCTGGATGCTTTGCAGCGCACTTTGGCCTGCTGCGGCGTGGAGAGCTACCGCGACTGGCTCACCTCCCCCTGGGTGGTGGAACAAAACGGCTCTGTGCCGCTCAGCTGCTGTCGAGCCCGCCGTGGTTGCCAGCACAGGCTGCCCAACACCCGCGGGCTGCACCGTGATGGCTGCTTCAGCAAGGTCTCAGCCTTCGTCAGCAGCAACATGTTCTATGTTGCCactgctgccctggggctggcactgctgcagctCATTGGCATTGTGCTAGCCTGCCTGCTGGCTGCCCGCATCCCTGCCCACCCACTGGGCATCACCAGCCCaagctga